One window from the genome of Sphingomicrobium arenosum encodes:
- the rplI gene encoding 50S ribosomal protein L9 encodes MDVILLERVEKLGGIGDVVTVKNGYARNFLLPNKKALRANAANKAVFEANREKIEKENAEKRDVASAEAKKIDGTTVVLIRQASNTGQLYGSVSTRDMVAGLEEEGHKVEKSQVQLLRPIKTIGMHDVTVTLHPEVSVTVKANVARSPEEAELQAQGVDIIQQMYEDEQAELAGNALEPDSEDEGALEPGQVVAEDGSIEAAEGDTAEAAAPEAEEAADEDKSEEE; translated from the coding sequence ATGGACGTGATCCTGCTTGAACGCGTCGAGAAGCTCGGCGGCATCGGCGACGTCGTGACCGTCAAGAACGGTTATGCGCGCAACTTCCTGCTTCCCAACAAGAAGGCCCTTCGCGCCAATGCCGCGAACAAGGCCGTCTTCGAAGCCAACCGCGAGAAGATCGAAAAGGAAAACGCCGAGAAGCGCGACGTCGCCTCGGCCGAAGCCAAGAAGATCGACGGCACCACCGTCGTGCTCATCCGCCAGGCCTCGAACACCGGCCAGCTCTACGGTTCGGTCTCGACCCGTGACATGGTCGCCGGCCTCGAGGAAGAAGGCCACAAGGTCGAGAAGAGCCAGGTCCAGCTCCTGCGCCCGATCAAGACCATCGGCATGCACGACGTCACCGTGACGCTCCACCCGGAAGTCAGCGTGACCGTCAAGGCCAATGTCGCCCGTTCGCCCGAAGAGGCCGAACTGCAGGCGCAGGGCGTCGACATCATCCAGCAGATGTATGAAGACGAACAGGCCGAACTGGCCGGCAACGCGCTCGAACCCGACAGCGAGGACGAAGGCGCCCTCGAACCGGGTCAGGTCGTCGCCGAAGACGGTTCAATCGAAGCAGCCGAAGGCGACACCGCCGAAGCCGCTGCCCCGGAAGCCGAGGAGGCTGCCGACGAAGACAAGAGCGAAGAAGAGTAA
- a CDS encoding AfsR/SARP family transcriptional regulator gives MTPSATPGADRTRWQVNLIGSFRVIDLSNDRDCTPSSRKACGLLAYLVGRGGRAVPRERLAGLLWGRSADEQARASLRQALCDVRAATSREVPPVASDRNHLWLVADRVRGGGLHHVREEDGDWRPFEDLDGLSPDYDDWLAMERGRITEMVVAETATWVKRSLAHGMGAKLVPLIRRLQRIDPLNEDFVEYAMLAEYQAGHVGGVRQRYLEFAERVKNELGVEPTKGMTALEEQLIDRLTHDQPGGDGAARMIMPGPPGGMPN, from the coding sequence GTGACGCCTTCGGCGACCCCAGGTGCCGATCGTACCCGCTGGCAGGTCAATCTGATCGGATCATTCCGTGTGATCGACCTGTCGAACGATCGCGACTGCACGCCGTCGAGCCGCAAGGCCTGCGGGCTGCTCGCCTATCTGGTCGGGCGCGGCGGGCGCGCAGTGCCGCGCGAGCGGCTTGCCGGATTGCTGTGGGGCCGCTCGGCCGATGAACAGGCCCGCGCGAGCTTGCGCCAGGCGCTGTGCGATGTACGCGCGGCAACGAGCCGGGAGGTGCCGCCGGTCGCGAGCGATCGCAACCATCTCTGGCTGGTCGCCGATCGTGTTCGCGGCGGCGGATTGCATCATGTCCGCGAAGAGGACGGCGATTGGCGTCCGTTCGAGGATCTCGACGGGCTCAGCCCCGACTATGACGACTGGCTGGCGATGGAGCGCGGGCGCATCACCGAAATGGTGGTGGCCGAGACCGCGACCTGGGTGAAGCGCAGCCTCGCGCACGGGATGGGGGCCAAGCTGGTCCCGCTCATCCGGCGCTTGCAGCGGATCGATCCCTTGAACGAGGATTTCGTCGAATATGCGATGCTCGCCGAATATCAGGCCGGCCATGTCGGCGGGGTTCGCCAGCGCTATCTCGAATTTGCCGAACGGGTTAAAAACGAACTGGGCGTCGAGCCGACAAAGGGCATGACCGCGCTCGAGGAACAGCTGATCGACCGGCTGACGCACGACCAGCCGGGCGGCGATGGCGCGGCGAGGATGATCATGCCAGGACCACCCGGCGGGATGCCCAACTGA
- a CDS encoding UrcA family protein, with translation MKYLMTAIAATSLVAMPALAGEPIEVVADAPEPQAIVYHGDLNLMSSAGYASFKGRIKEAARQICLPYNPDPVRIWVRQTGCYKSATKDGFAQASALRDAGLRGEVVVGAITITAR, from the coding sequence ATGAAATATCTGATGACAGCCATCGCGGCCACGAGCCTCGTCGCCATGCCAGCGCTTGCAGGCGAACCCATCGAGGTCGTCGCCGACGCGCCCGAACCGCAGGCGATCGTCTATCATGGCGACCTCAACCTGATGAGCAGCGCCGGTTATGCCTCATTCAAGGGCCGGATCAAGGAAGCGGCACGGCAGATCTGTTTGCCGTACAATCCCGATCCGGTACGGATCTGGGTGCGTCAGACGGGCTGCTACAAAAGCGCGACCAAGGACGGGTTCGCACAGGCATCGGCGCTCCGCGATGCGGGCCTGCGCGGCGAAGTTGTCGTCGGGGCGATTACCATTACCGCTCGATAG
- a CDS encoding UrcA family protein — MKHLLIACGGLALVAAPAVAGDPIEVIASDDAVEARVYHGDLDLQSKAGNGALKARVTNAARKLCLTPGVQPLNIWQDERSCYSTAKADGFAQADAFYNAPRGSVIVQTMVISGR; from the coding sequence ATGAAACATCTGCTGATCGCATGTGGCGGGCTCGCGCTGGTCGCGGCACCGGCCGTGGCGGGCGACCCGATCGAGGTGATCGCCTCGGACGATGCCGTTGAGGCGCGTGTCTATCACGGTGACCTCGACCTTCAGAGCAAGGCCGGCAATGGCGCCTTGAAGGCGCGGGTGACCAACGCGGCACGCAAGCTGTGCCTCACCCCGGGCGTGCAGCCGCTCAACATCTGGCAGGATGAACGGAGCTGCTATTCGACCGCCAAGGCCGACGGCTTTGCGCAGGCGGACGCCTTCTACAATGCGCCGCGCGGGTCGGTCATCGTCCAGACGATGGTGATCAGCGGCCGCTAG
- a CDS encoding UrcA family protein yields MTRTIICCIGAIGLGGATLAAAPAAAGEPDAYEKRIYFGDLDVETDQGHRILKLRVSRAARSLCRSSGPVAVETWRAEKACLEQTRAHGFAQADALRNAPRGSVIVQSILISAR; encoded by the coding sequence ATGACCCGGACGATCATTTGCTGCATCGGCGCCATCGGCCTTGGCGGCGCCACGCTGGCCGCCGCACCCGCGGCGGCGGGGGAGCCCGACGCCTATGAGAAGCGCATCTATTTCGGTGACCTCGACGTCGAGACCGACCAGGGGCATCGCATATTGAAACTCCGCGTGTCGCGGGCGGCCCGTTCGCTCTGCCGGTCGAGCGGTCCCGTGGCCGTGGAAACCTGGCGCGCGGAAAAGGCCTGTCTCGAACAGACCCGCGCGCACGGCTTCGCACAGGCCGATGCGCTGCGCAACGCACCGCGCGGCTCGGTGATCGTCCAGAGCATCCTCATCAGCGCGCGCTGA
- a CDS encoding DUF6456 domain-containing protein: MVARRGSRKTSKAGPARPSEAAASGDVRSLGGAGRQLEEVGIEGDVVGGQPRRRSVTVNRLESPLGWLRSRGHVSERQYEAGERLRDDYERAQLSGRVTMAWDASPVARSRGGSAGAPDRSASQLDAKRRFDEAVAAAGKGLGDILWRVVCAGEGMRDAESALGWPTRAGKLVLVMALDRVADFYRIR, translated from the coding sequence ATGGTGGCACGACGAGGCAGCAGGAAGACGAGCAAGGCGGGCCCGGCGCGCCCCAGTGAGGCGGCGGCGTCAGGCGATGTCCGCTCGCTCGGTGGTGCGGGACGCCAGCTCGAGGAGGTCGGCATCGAGGGCGATGTCGTCGGCGGGCAGCCGCGACGGCGCAGCGTGACGGTCAACCGGCTCGAGAGCCCGCTTGGCTGGCTGCGCTCGCGCGGGCACGTCTCGGAGCGGCAATATGAGGCGGGCGAGCGGCTGCGGGACGATTATGAGCGCGCGCAACTGTCGGGGCGGGTGACGATGGCTTGGGACGCCTCGCCCGTCGCGCGCAGTCGGGGCGGCAGTGCGGGCGCACCCGACCGCTCGGCCAGCCAACTCGATGCCAAGCGTCGTTTCGACGAGGCGGTGGCCGCGGCAGGCAAGGGGCTGGGCGACATCCTGTGGCGCGTGGTGTGCGCGGGCGAGGGCATGCGCGACGCCGAGAGCGCCCTCGGCTGGCCGACCCGCGCGGGCAAGCTGGTCCTGGTCATGGCATTGGACCGGGTGGCGGATTTCTATCGCATTCGCTGA
- a CDS encoding helix-turn-helix domain-containing protein — protein MQSRIREVRKAKGMTLADVAAACSPPTTAQTIGRLETGTRTLSLGWVNRIAAALGVDSADLVAHGDGEDRPSLEVAAILDGNGQAQAPRQKAIALPPAPEADLSGVRVAAGIGDYRTGDMIWCRHLEPADFDRALNRDALVPRPAGRYIYGRLIHREGGQLLILPPGPGARQQVVKDPAWIAVAETLVRSL, from the coding sequence ATGCAGTCGCGCATCCGGGAAGTTCGCAAGGCCAAGGGCATGACGCTCGCCGACGTCGCGGCAGCCTGCAGCCCGCCGACCACGGCACAAACCATCGGTCGGCTCGAAACCGGCACCCGCACCTTGTCGCTCGGCTGGGTCAATCGCATCGCCGCGGCGCTTGGCGTCGACAGCGCCGACCTCGTCGCCCATGGCGATGGCGAGGATCGCCCCAGTCTCGAGGTCGCCGCGATCCTCGATGGCAATGGCCAGGCGCAGGCACCGCGCCAGAAGGCGATCGCACTACCGCCCGCGCCCGAGGCCGACCTGAGCGGCGTGCGCGTCGCCGCCGGCATCGGCGACTATCGCACCGGCGACATGATCTGGTGCCGTCACCTCGAGCCTGCCGACTTCGACCGCGCGCTCAACCGCGACGCGCTCGTACCGCGCCCGGCAGGCCGGTACATCTACGGTCGCCTCATTCACCGCGAGGGTGGCCAATTGTTGATCCTGCCCCCCGGCCCCGGCGCGCGCCAGCAGGTGGTCAAGGACCCCGCCTGGATCGCCGTCGCGGAAACGCTGGTGCGTAGCCTCTAG
- a CDS encoding DUF302 domain-containing protein produces the protein MPMTYYFAAQIAGGTMDAVEEVVRQELAQEGFGVLTEIDVAATLKKKLDVDFRPYRILGACNPQLAHEALSSEDKIGVMLPCNVILQQQKDGVEVAAVDPIASMQAVGNEALGDIAGTVANKLQAVIERVAARCG, from the coding sequence ATGCCGATGACCTATTATTTCGCCGCGCAGATTGCGGGCGGCACGATGGACGCGGTCGAGGAAGTGGTGCGGCAGGAATTGGCGCAAGAGGGGTTCGGGGTGCTGACCGAGATCGACGTGGCGGCGACCTTGAAGAAGAAGCTCGACGTGGATTTCAGGCCCTATCGCATCCTCGGCGCATGCAATCCGCAGCTGGCGCACGAGGCGCTGTCGAGCGAGGACAAGATCGGCGTGATGCTGCCGTGCAATGTCATTCTCCAGCAGCAAAAAGACGGGGTCGAGGTGGCGGCGGTCGATCCGATCGCCTCGATGCAGGCGGTCGGCAACGAGGCGCTGGGCGACATCGCGGGGACGGTGGCGAACAAGCTGCAGGCCGTCATCGAACGCGTCGCCGCACGTTGCGGCTGA
- a CDS encoding DUF421 domain-containing protein, with amino-acid sequence MWYDDPHSLWRAIALGFAAYAILILFLRFGGKRTLAKLNAFDFVVTVAIGSILANIITGTSLTLAQGVVALAFLVAMQTLISWLSVKSNRFQSLIRACPRFLVRDGEIDERALVEERVTRGDLMQVIRDGGFARVEDVGAVVIEADGTFNILSVDACDHESLSALDDVAGMKGR; translated from the coding sequence ATGTGGTATGACGATCCTCACAGCCTGTGGCGCGCGATCGCGCTGGGTTTCGCCGCTTACGCCATCCTGATCCTGTTCCTGCGCTTCGGCGGGAAGCGGACGCTGGCCAAGCTGAATGCCTTCGATTTCGTGGTGACGGTGGCGATCGGCTCGATCCTCGCGAACATCATCACCGGCACTTCGCTAACGCTGGCGCAAGGCGTGGTGGCGCTCGCCTTCCTCGTGGCGATGCAGACGCTGATCAGCTGGCTCAGCGTGAAGTCAAATCGTTTCCAGTCTCTTATCCGGGCCTGTCCGCGCTTTCTCGTGCGCGACGGCGAAATCGACGAGCGGGCGCTGGTCGAGGAACGGGTGACGCGGGGCGACCTCATGCAGGTTATTCGCGATGGCGGCTTTGCGCGGGTGGAGGATGTCGGCGCCGTGGTGATCGAGGCCGACGGGACGTTCAATATCCTGTCGGTGGACGCCTGCGATCACGAGTCACTGTCGGCGCTCGACGACGTTGCCGGGATGAAGGGGAGATAG
- a CDS encoding DUF2165 domain-containing protein: MTIRYVKLMLVIGAGLQALLYALQNMVNYEAGRGAVGYVLSRADHAVYPDSIVPMVTSDTLVTLAYLTIIAFETVGGAMVLAGAVRMGQSIGGTKRAFNASKWLALSGLGLLVFTWLGLFMAIGGAGFQMWQTDVGAGSLEGAFFYAVTSGLVMALVAQDEPCWADRVEKVDHRDRGWQEPEAPQG, from the coding sequence ATGACGATCCGATATGTGAAATTGATGCTGGTGATCGGCGCGGGTTTGCAGGCGCTGCTCTATGCGCTGCAGAACATGGTCAATTACGAGGCAGGCCGCGGCGCGGTGGGTTATGTCCTGTCGCGCGCCGACCATGCGGTCTATCCCGACAGCATCGTGCCGATGGTGACGTCCGATACGCTGGTGACGCTGGCCTATCTGACGATCATCGCCTTCGAGACGGTGGGCGGAGCGATGGTCCTGGCGGGCGCGGTGCGGATGGGTCAGTCGATCGGCGGTACCAAGCGTGCCTTCAACGCCTCCAAATGGCTCGCTTTGTCCGGATTGGGCTTGCTCGTCTTCACCTGGCTGGGGCTGTTCATGGCGATCGGCGGGGCGGGCTTCCAGATGTGGCAGACCGACGTCGGGGCAGGCTCGCTCGAGGGGGCGTTCTTCTATGCCGTGACGAGCGGGCTGGTGATGGCGCTGGTGGCGCAGGACGAGCCCTGTTGGGCCGACCGCGTGGAAAAGGTTGATCATCGCGACCGCGGGTGGCAGGAGCCCGAAGCACCTCAGGGATAG
- a CDS encoding MarR family winged helix-turn-helix transcriptional regulator: protein MTELYPIHRDEATPAPATIDLVASGDQAAARARHAIEACGFAVGSVHDVGEAGVDRFGEHPVWIELDRDQGQVLDHWLMAFDAHSDHARLPALVSIDPMLLDPVSAIIGPHIELIVQPDMATRASALALLTAREAGGGGVADARGSDPEALRRLSEEVQRIASTLSKMSGGGLADDRPAVARGAGEPGVEHGELSVETVRSVIRARRLREDYFDGELFHDPAWDMMLDLLAAEIQQIRVPVSSLCMAAAVPATTALRWIKTMTDKQLFVRRADPHDGRRVFVELSGDASRAMRGYFAKLGPKFAI from the coding sequence GTGACCGAGCTTTATCCCATCCACCGCGACGAGGCGACGCCTGCGCCCGCGACCATCGATCTTGTCGCCTCGGGCGACCAAGCGGCGGCGCGCGCGCGCCACGCCATCGAGGCTTGCGGCTTTGCCGTCGGCTCGGTCCATGACGTCGGCGAGGCCGGGGTCGACCGGTTCGGCGAACATCCGGTGTGGATCGAACTCGACCGCGATCAAGGACAGGTGCTCGATCATTGGCTGATGGCCTTCGATGCGCATAGCGACCATGCGCGGCTGCCCGCGCTGGTGTCGATCGATCCCATGCTGCTCGATCCCGTCAGCGCGATCATCGGGCCGCATATCGAACTGATCGTCCAACCCGACATGGCGACGCGGGCGTCGGCGCTGGCATTGCTGACGGCGCGCGAGGCGGGGGGCGGTGGCGTCGCCGATGCGCGCGGATCCGATCCCGAGGCCCTGCGGCGATTGTCGGAGGAAGTGCAGCGCATCGCCTCGACCCTGTCGAAGATGAGCGGCGGCGGGCTGGCCGACGATCGTCCCGCAGTGGCACGCGGCGCGGGCGAGCCGGGGGTGGAGCATGGCGAACTCAGCGTCGAGACGGTCCGCTCGGTCATCCGCGCGCGGCGGTTGCGCGAGGACTATTTCGATGGCGAGCTGTTCCATGATCCCGCCTGGGACATGATGCTCGACCTGCTCGCCGCCGAGATCCAGCAGATCAGGGTGCCCGTCTCCTCGCTGTGCATGGCGGCGGCGGTGCCCGCGACGACGGCGCTGCGGTGGATCAAGACGATGACTGACAAGCAGTTGTTCGTGCGCCGCGCCGATCCGCATGACGGGCGGCGCGTGTTCGTCGAATTGTCGGGCGATGCGAGTCGGGCGATGCGCGGCTACTTCGCCAAGCTGGGGCCCAAATTCGCGATTTGA
- the cysQ gene encoding 3'(2'),5'-bisphosphate nucleotidase CysQ — translation MTLATPKLLDALGETAREAGAAILEIVRQGFDVERKTDASPVTVADRAAEAVILEALRVHAGDVPVIAEEEVAAGRIPSHGNTFFLVDPLDGTKEFIRGGDDYTVNIGLIEDGCPVLGVVFSPATGRLHLGLSGRGAWLEAGGPRRAIHCRALGEDKVAVASKSHLSQETVDYLEHAFGGHAPERVSVGSSLKFCIVAEGHADIYPRLSPTMEWDVAAGHAVLLGAGGMVDGPDGEPFAYAKKAFFNPGFVATAGWKAPAIGPYMKSDVG, via the coding sequence ATGACGCTGGCCACGCCCAAGCTGCTCGACGCGCTCGGCGAGACCGCGCGCGAGGCCGGGGCGGCGATCCTCGAGATCGTCCGCCAAGGCTTCGATGTCGAAAGGAAGACCGACGCCTCGCCCGTGACCGTCGCCGACCGGGCGGCGGAAGCGGTGATCCTAGAGGCGCTGCGGGTGCATGCGGGCGATGTGCCGGTGATCGCGGAAGAGGAAGTGGCGGCGGGGCGGATCCCGAGCCACGGCAACACCTTCTTCCTCGTCGATCCGCTGGACGGGACCAAGGAGTTCATCCGGGGCGGCGATGACTATACGGTCAACATCGGGCTGATCGAGGACGGGTGCCCGGTGCTGGGCGTGGTGTTTTCGCCTGCGACGGGGCGGCTTCACCTCGGGCTGTCGGGGCGCGGGGCGTGGCTCGAGGCGGGCGGTCCGCGGCGCGCGATCCATTGCCGCGCGCTGGGCGAGGACAAGGTGGCGGTCGCCTCCAAGTCGCATCTGAGCCAGGAAACGGTCGATTATCTGGAGCATGCCTTTGGCGGCCATGCGCCCGAGCGGGTGTCGGTCGGATCGAGCCTCAAATTCTGCATCGTGGCGGAAGGCCATGCCGACATCTATCCACGGCTGTCGCCGACGATGGAATGGGACGTGGCGGCGGGCCATGCGGTGCTCTTGGGCGCGGGCGGCATGGTCGACGGACCGGACGGTGAGCCATTCGCTTATGCCAAGAAGGCCTTCTTCAACCCTGGCTTCGTGGCGACGGCGGGATGGAAGGCGCCTGCGATCGGACCCTATATGAAGAGCGACGTCGGCTAG
- a CDS encoding SDR family oxidoreductase: MKVDGVATVVTGGASGLGEATARKLASMGAKVAIFDRNGDAGEKVASDIGGIFCDVDVTSDDAVKAGFAKAREAHGQERILVNCAGVANAAKTVGMNKETGERLLYPMIQFELAININLIGSFRCIAHSAQGMVGLDPLEDGERGCIINTASVAAEDGQIGQAAYSASKGGVLAMALPIARDLMNDGVRVNTILPGVFKTPMVAMMPEKVQDALGAQVPFPKRLGKAEEYAELAAFIAETPYLNAESIRLDGGIRMAPR; this comes from the coding sequence ATGAAGGTCGATGGAGTAGCAACAGTCGTCACGGGCGGTGCGTCGGGTCTTGGTGAAGCCACCGCGCGCAAGCTGGCGAGCATGGGCGCGAAGGTCGCCATCTTCGACCGCAACGGCGATGCGGGCGAAAAGGTCGCCAGCGACATCGGCGGCATATTCTGCGATGTCGACGTGACCAGCGACGATGCGGTCAAGGCAGGCTTTGCCAAGGCGCGCGAGGCGCATGGGCAGGAACGCATCCTCGTCAATTGCGCGGGCGTCGCCAATGCAGCCAAGACCGTCGGCATGAACAAGGAGACGGGCGAGCGGCTGCTCTACCCGATGATCCAGTTCGAACTGGCCATCAACATCAACCTCATCGGCAGCTTCCGCTGCATCGCGCATTCGGCGCAGGGCATGGTCGGCCTCGACCCGCTGGAAGATGGCGAGCGAGGGTGCATCATCAATACTGCTTCGGTCGCGGCCGAGGACGGGCAGATCGGGCAGGCGGCCTATTCGGCGTCCAAGGGCGGCGTGCTGGCGATGGCGCTGCCGATCGCGCGCGACCTCATGAATGACGGGGTGCGGGTCAATACGATCCTGCCGGGCGTGTTCAAGACGCCGATGGTCGCGATGATGCCCGAAAAGGTGCAGGACGCGCTGGGCGCGCAGGTGCCCTTCCCCAAGCGTTTGGGCAAGGCCGAGGAATATGCGGAGCTCGCGGCGTTCATCGCCGAAACGCCGTATCTCAATGCCGAGAGCATCCGCCTCGACGGCGGCATCCGCATGGCGCCGCGTTGA
- a CDS encoding acetyl/propionyl/methylcrotonyl-CoA carboxylase subunit alpha: MFEKLLIANRGEIACRVMRTAKAMGIDTVAVYSEADATSLHVRIADEAVCIGPAASAESYLVGDNIIAAAQETGAEAIHPGYGFLSENADFAQAVIDAGLIWVGPKPESIRAMGLKDAAKKLMAEAGVPVTPGYMGEDQSADVLAAEAGKIGYPVLIKAVAGGGGKGMRKVDDAKDFTDALASVKREATASFGNDVVIIEKWIESPRHIEVQLFGDSHGTVLHLFERDCSLQRRHQKVIEEAPAPGMDEETRAAVCAAAVRAGQAVAYEGAGTVEFIADASEGLRADRIWFMEMNTRLQVEHPVTEEITGVDLVEWQLLAAAGEPVPVAQDELSIKGHAIEARLYAEDPTTGFLPSTGRLDHFDLGREQWRGKRRRRIETGVEEGDMISPHYDPMIAKLVAHGEDRDGAIETLARQLSRLEVWPVKTNAAFLLRALTHDAFVAADLDTGFIARYEDELIPSGDPVEVEWRTAATVALAQEEADPLAGFRLNADPRLAVALARKGETRVIDLGDEGDTIAATGFRDDERVVLFSSGEAFEFALSTRPGAGGAAAGDGAILSPMPGKVTSVEVAAGDKVAKGDRLLTLEAMKMEHAMTAPFDGVVAELNVSAGQQVAVEALLAKVEKEQ, translated from the coding sequence ATGTTCGAGAAGCTTCTGATCGCCAATCGCGGCGAAATCGCCTGCCGGGTCATGCGCACCGCCAAGGCCATGGGGATCGACACGGTCGCGGTCTATTCCGAGGCGGACGCAACGTCGCTGCATGTGCGCATAGCCGACGAGGCGGTGTGCATCGGCCCGGCGGCGAGCGCCGAAAGCTATCTCGTCGGTGACAATATTATCGCGGCGGCCCAGGAGACGGGCGCGGAGGCGATCCATCCGGGGTACGGCTTTCTCAGCGAAAATGCGGACTTTGCGCAGGCGGTGATCGATGCGGGGCTGATCTGGGTCGGCCCCAAGCCGGAGTCGATCCGCGCGATGGGGCTGAAGGATGCGGCCAAGAAATTGATGGCCGAGGCGGGCGTACCGGTGACGCCCGGCTATATGGGCGAGGACCAGTCGGCGGACGTGCTGGCGGCCGAGGCGGGCAAGATCGGCTATCCGGTGCTCATCAAGGCGGTCGCGGGCGGCGGCGGCAAGGGCATGCGCAAGGTCGATGATGCGAAGGACTTCACCGATGCGCTGGCATCCGTGAAGCGCGAGGCGACGGCGAGTTTCGGCAATGATGTCGTCATCATCGAGAAGTGGATCGAGAGCCCGCGGCATATCGAGGTGCAGCTGTTCGGGGACAGTCACGGCACGGTGCTGCACCTGTTCGAGCGCGACTGTTCCTTGCAGCGCCGCCACCAGAAGGTGATCGAGGAAGCGCCCGCGCCCGGCATGGACGAGGAGACACGCGCGGCGGTCTGTGCGGCGGCGGTGCGGGCCGGGCAGGCGGTGGCCTATGAGGGCGCGGGGACGGTCGAGTTCATCGCCGATGCCTCCGAGGGACTTCGCGCCGATCGCATCTGGTTCATGGAAATGAACACGCGCCTGCAGGTCGAGCATCCGGTGACCGAGGAGATCACTGGCGTCGACCTCGTCGAATGGCAGTTGTTGGCGGCAGCGGGCGAGCCAGTGCCGGTCGCGCAGGATGAGCTGAGCATCAAGGGGCACGCCATCGAGGCGCGGCTTTATGCCGAGGATCCCACGACCGGGTTCCTGCCGTCCACCGGGCGGCTCGATCATTTCGACCTCGGGCGCGAACAATGGCGGGGCAAGCGTCGACGGCGGATCGAGACGGGCGTCGAAGAGGGCGACATGATCAGCCCGCATTACGACCCGATGATCGCCAAGCTGGTTGCCCATGGCGAGGATCGCGATGGGGCGATCGAGACGCTGGCACGGCAATTGTCGCGGCTGGAAGTTTGGCCGGTGAAGACCAATGCCGCCTTCCTATTGCGCGCGCTGACGCATGACGCGTTCGTCGCCGCCGATCTCGATACGGGCTTCATCGCGCGCTACGAAGACGAGCTTATTCCGTCGGGCGACCCGGTCGAGGTGGAATGGCGCACGGCGGCGACGGTCGCGCTGGCGCAGGAAGAAGCCGATCCGCTGGCCGGCTTTCGGTTGAATGCCGATCCGCGCCTGGCCGTGGCATTGGCGCGAAAGGGCGAGACGCGGGTGATCGACCTTGGCGACGAGGGCGATACGATTGCCGCGACGGGCTTTCGCGACGATGAGCGGGTGGTGCTTTTCTCGTCGGGCGAGGCATTCGAATTCGCGCTGTCGACGCGCCCCGGTGCGGGCGGCGCGGCGGCGGGCGACGGCGCGATCCTCAGCCCGATGCCGGGCAAGGTGACGAGCGTGGAGGTCGCGGCGGGGGACAAGGTCGCGAAGGGCGATCGCTTGCTCACGCTGGAAGCGATGAAGATGGAACATGCGATGACCGCGCCCTTTGACGGGGTGGTCGCGGAATTGAACGTCTCGGCGGGCCAACAGGTCGCCGTCGAGGCGTTGCTTGCGAAAGTGGAGAAAGAACAATGA